In Rhizobium sp. ARZ01, a genomic segment contains:
- a CDS encoding metalloregulator ArsR/SmtB family transcription factor: MEERQALGAFAALSQETRLQIVRLLVVAGPDGMPSGQIGEKLDVSPSNVSFHLKELERAGLVSTERASRSIIYRADYDALGGLVRFLMEDCCAGHPEICAPVGASNVCCSPALKEKMQ, encoded by the coding sequence ATGGAAGAACGTCAAGCCCTCGGCGCATTCGCGGCCCTTTCCCAGGAAACCCGCCTCCAGATCGTCCGGCTCCTCGTCGTCGCCGGACCTGACGGGATGCCCTCCGGACAGATCGGCGAGAAGCTGGACGTCTCCCCATCAAATGTCTCGTTTCACCTGAAGGAGCTGGAGCGAGCCGGCCTTGTGTCGACCGAACGGGCGTCCCGCTCCATCATCTATCGCGCCGACTATGATGCGCTTGGGGGACTGGTTCGCTTCCTGATGGAAGACTGCTGTGCCGGTCATCCCGAAATCTGCGCTCCTGTCGGCGCTTCGAACGTCTGTTGTTCGCCTGCCCTGAAGGAGAAGATGCAGTGA
- a CDS encoding DUF6428 family protein — MTALDKTENSQADISLTALLVALDAAPDLPLVFHYEGRPVRPGYHVTEVKAGQFSALDCGANPEAWSEIFVQLWDVDEGGRNHMRAGKFAAIIRKVSEHVGLNGSARLTFEVSDGIRPMQLFCADAPIFDQDAIRVDLQPRPASCKPRDRWLAEKQAATSGCCGPSLSKACYP; from the coding sequence ATGACCGCGCTCGACAAGACCGAAAATTCACAGGCCGACATCTCGCTCACGGCCCTTCTGGTTGCCCTTGATGCGGCGCCCGACCTTCCGCTGGTCTTTCACTACGAAGGAAGGCCTGTCAGGCCGGGCTATCATGTGACCGAGGTGAAGGCGGGCCAGTTCTCGGCGCTTGACTGCGGGGCGAACCCGGAGGCGTGGAGCGAAATCTTCGTCCAGTTGTGGGATGTTGACGAAGGCGGACGAAACCACATGCGGGCCGGCAAGTTCGCGGCGATCATCCGCAAGGTCTCCGAGCATGTGGGCCTGAATGGCTCGGCCAGGCTGACATTTGAGGTCAGTGACGGTATTCGCCCGATGCAGCTCTTCTGCGCCGATGCGCCGATCTTTGACCAGGACGCGATCAGGGTGGATCTGCAACCGCGTCCAGCAAGCTGCAAGCCGCGTGACAGGTGGTTGGCCGAGAAGCAGGCGGCAACGTCAGGATGTTGTGGTCCGTCTTTAAGCAAGGCTTGTTACCCCTGA
- a CDS encoding succinoglycan biosynthesis protein exoi, which yields MMHPKFAEHRQERRRSLPLVSAIPGLICVGLLFVIFDNMSGTGLVTAFRAAVANCQIKGNIDLVDGSKSYYLPGQDRYASIRVQPAGGERWFCSEEQARAAGWHKARH from the coding sequence ATGATGCACCCGAAATTTGCCGAGCATAGGCAGGAGCGCCGTCGCAGCCTGCCGCTTGTGTCAGCCATTCCCGGCCTGATCTGTGTCGGGCTGTTGTTCGTCATCTTTGACAATATGAGCGGCACGGGGCTGGTCACGGCCTTCCGCGCCGCGGTCGCGAACTGCCAGATCAAGGGCAACATTGACCTGGTCGACGGCAGCAAGAGCTACTACCTGCCGGGCCAGGACCGCTACGCGTCGATCCGGGTCCAGCCGGCTGGGGGCGAGCGCTGGTTCTGCAGCGAGGAGCAGGCGCGCGCCGCAGGTTGGCACAAGGCGCGGCACTAG
- a CDS encoding class I SAM-dependent methyltransferase, whose product MPAFDRLFDDAVFADFYDLENGWGTDLDYVAAIAADATSVLDLGCGTGELAIALGAGRRVAGVDPAAAMLEIARAKPGAHYVRFIEGDARTVRLGETFDLVVMTGHAFQVFLNEADQRAVLATIAAHLAPGGRFIFDTRNPLVREWLEWVPQESGRVLEHARHGRVKAWNDMAHDEATGIVTYQTHYWIEKNDQHLMAESKILFTPKARVEAMLADYELSVERWAGDWQGGAWHENAPEIIPIGRLSTA is encoded by the coding sequence ATGCCTGCATTCGACCGCCTCTTCGATGACGCAGTGTTTGCCGATTTCTACGATCTCGAAAACGGCTGGGGCACGGATCTGGACTATGTTGCCGCGATTGCCGCGGACGCCACTTCCGTTCTCGATCTCGGCTGCGGGACGGGCGAGCTTGCGATCGCGCTTGGCGCAGGCCGCCGGGTCGCCGGCGTCGATCCAGCTGCCGCAATGCTCGAAATTGCCCGCGCCAAACCGGGCGCGCATTACGTGCGGTTCATCGAAGGCGACGCACGGACGGTCCGGTTGGGCGAGACTTTCGACCTCGTGGTGATGACCGGGCACGCTTTCCAGGTCTTTCTGAACGAGGCCGACCAGCGCGCCGTTCTTGCCACCATTGCCGCCCATCTGGCGCCGGGCGGCCGCTTCATCTTCGACACGCGCAATCCACTTGTGCGCGAATGGCTGGAGTGGGTGCCGCAGGAATCCGGACGCGTGCTGGAACACGCCCGGCACGGACGGGTGAAGGCGTGGAACGACATGGCGCACGACGAGGCGACTGGCATCGTCACCTATCAGACCCACTACTGGATCGAAAAGAACGACCAGCACCTCATGGCGGAATCGAAGATCCTGTTTACGCCGAAAGCACGGGTCGAGGCGATGCTTGCCGACTATGAACTTTCGGTCGAACGCTGGGCGGGCGACTGGCAGGGCGGCGCATGGCACGAGAACGCCCCGGAAATCATCCCGATCGGCAGGCTTTCCACCGCCTGA
- a CDS encoding YbaK/EbsC family protein: protein MSLESVRKFFEAHAPEIEILQTEESSATVALAAAAHGVAPEQIAKTICLRVGEETMLVVASGTARLDNRKFKDRFGGKARMLEAEQVVAVTSHPVGGVCPFGLPSEIPVYCDVSLQPFEEIVPAAGATNAAVRIPTERMIELVGGTWVDVCQ, encoded by the coding sequence ATGAGTCTCGAATCCGTCCGCAAGTTTTTTGAGGCGCACGCGCCCGAAATCGAAATCCTCCAGACCGAGGAAAGCTCGGCGACGGTCGCGCTGGCGGCAGCCGCCCATGGCGTGGCCCCCGAGCAGATCGCCAAGACGATCTGCCTGCGCGTCGGCGAGGAGACGATGCTGGTCGTCGCAAGCGGCACGGCGCGCCTGGACAACCGCAAGTTCAAGGACCGCTTCGGCGGCAAGGCCCGCATGCTCGAGGCAGAGCAGGTCGTTGCCGTGACGAGCCATCCTGTCGGCGGTGTCTGCCCCTTCGGCCTGCCGTCCGAGATTCCGGTCTATTGCGACGTGTCGCTGCAGCCGTTTGAGGAAATCGTTCCCGCGGCCGGTGCGACCAATGCCGCCGTCCGCATTCCGACGGAGCGGATGATCGAGCTCGTTGGCGGCACCTGGGTCGACGTCTGCCAGTAG